A region from the Ptychodera flava strain L36383 chromosome 10, AS_Pfla_20210202, whole genome shotgun sequence genome encodes:
- the LOC139142910 gene encoding uncharacterized protein, with the protein MGHQLGERILTEVEKKKEEERVYTIATYLGCDCQFEYIDEDGIYRGFHADLIKAVCREAGKKCVNQVVPKSACLTHRSGEIPHAGPALLGKQIDICLGWSKTSARTLSVDYTEPFVRFDSEVLFVVKSGNPNNFDPNDIRGKTIGFENALFTDKICLLHARDRIVGVDTMQPHQEVYRENFEALLDDIRNDKIDAFLTFTERIQPHLKDEFEFIGDDVGCVTERSLHGIKRKDNPHTWFDETLKAMKENGKYHALCHQGNIDHSHKGKINCLVE; encoded by the exons ATGGGTCACCAGTTGGGAGAGAGGATTCTAACTGAGGTagaaaagaagaaagaagaggAGAGGGTGTATACGATTGCAACATATCTTGGCTGCGACTGTCAGtttgaatacat AGACGAAGATGGCATATACCGGGGCTTCCATGCAGATTTGATAAAAGCTG TCTGTAGAGAGGCTGGAAAGAAGTGTGTGAATCAAGTTGTGCCAAAAAGTGCATGTCTTACCCATAGGAGTGGTGAAATTCCCCATGCAGGACCAG CTTTACTAGGGAAGCAGATTGATATATGCCTCGGATGGAGTAAGACCTCCGCTAGAACCCTCTCTGTGGACTACACAGAACCTTTTGTGAGGTTCGATTCTGAAGTCCTATTCGTGGTCAAATCTGGAAATCCAAACAATTTTGATCCAAATGACATCAGGGGAAAGACAATCG GTTTTGAAAATGCACTTTTCACGGATAAGATATGTCTACTACATGCCAGAGATCGAATCGTTGGAGTTGATACCATGCAACCGCACCAAGAGGTGTACAGGGAAAACTTTGAAGCCCTTTTGGACGACATCAGAAATGACAAG aTCGATGCCTTTCTCACTTTCACCGAAAGAATCCAACCACATCTTAAAGATGAATTTGAATTTATCGGAGACGACGTCGGCTGTGTTACCGAAAGATCACTTCATGGGATAAAACGGAAGGACAACCCACACACGTGGTTCGACGAAACCCTGAAAGCAATGaaagaaaatggcaaatatcACGCCTTATGTCACCAGGGCAACATCGACCACA GTCACAAAGGGAAAATTAACTGTTTGGTTGAATAA